In Candidatus Omnitrophota bacterium, the DNA window CTAAGTATATAGATCGCGCAAAGAAGCGGGGCGCCCGGGAAGCTAAGATCATATCACCCAAGACGATTGTGGCCGCGGAATGGGTGAGGATGAAATGCCAATTCGGCTGCAGCGGTTACGGGCAGAGTTTGACCTGCCCGCCGTATTCTCCCAAGCCGGAAGAGACCCGGCGCATGCTGGGTTCATATAAATCCGCTATACTGGTCCATGGCAGCGCCTATACTAATATCCACGCGCTTATTCCGGAGTTGGAGCAGGATATATTCCTGGACGGGTATTTCAAGGCGTTCGGTATGGGCGCAGGGCCATGCCAACTCTGCGCCAAGTGCGCGAAGTTCTGCCGCCATCCGGAGAAAACCCGGCCGTCCTTGGAGGCGTGCGGTATAGACGTGTATTCTACCGCGCGGGCGAATGGTTATCCGATCAAGGTGCTTAAAGACGGCAATTGCAAGGGGAATTATTACGGCATAGTGTTGATCGAATGACGGTTGCCGGTTATTGTTTTGCTGAAAATAAAAGGGTTTAGGCCATGCGGAAATCACTAATAAGCATATTTAAGAGGTGTTTAACTCCTCGGCAGTATGAGCTGGCTAAGAAATTATACACCAGTATATTCTGCTTGTTTAATACGAACGATCTGATGAAGCTCGCGGCTATTTGCCGGACGGATAAATGGGGGGGACATTGGTACGCGCGGAATTACCAGGAACACTTCAGGCGTTTAAGAAAAAAACGGATGAATGTTCTGGAGATCGGCGTTGGCGGGTATGAGGATCCGGACAAGGGCGGTGCCTCGCTGTTGATGTGGAAGTATTATTTCCCGCGAAGCGCGATCTACGCGATAGACGTTTATGATAAAAGTAAACTGCAAGAGAAGCGGATCAAGATATTCCAGGGCAGCCAGAATGACGAAAAATTCCTGAAAGATGTTTTCAGCCGGATCGGCTCTTTGGACATCATAATCGATGACGGCAGCCATATGAACGAGCATGTCCTGACTTCGTTCAAGACTCTGTTCCCGTTATTGAAAGACGGCGGTATTTACGCTGTCGAGGATGTTCAGACTTCATACTGGCCGCAATACGGCGGAAGCAGCGAAGACCTGAACAATCCCGCTACAGCCATGGGGTTCTTTAAGAAGATCGCTGACGGCTTGAATTATATGGAATTAGCCGAGCCCGGGTATGAACCTGCGTATTTTGACAAAAATATTACTTCAATCCATTTCTACCACAACCTGGTCATTATTTACAAGGGCGTGAATGATGAGAGAAGCATTGGCAGGCCTCGCGCTTCAGGGGACCCCATAAAATAGGTTCAAACAAATTAAGAATATTGTTTCGATAACCCCGTGGTTTTGCTGTGAAGCCGCGGGGTTTTTATATGCAGGGCAAAGGGTTGCGTACTGTGGGAGGATTTTGAGGCAGAATATCAGGCCTTACGCTTTATTTTTGTTGTAAACTGTTGCTGAACAATGATTAAGTAAGCTGTAACTATGCCTGGATTGAAAAAAGGTGTTTCGTGTGCTATATTCCCTATAGACGCATATTTATCCTCAACCTTATTGCGCCTCGCCATATAGGAATGGCGGGTATGACGCTTTCTGCGTCAGAATGGTTGGTATCATAGCGATTTGCTTATACCCAACCTTATTGGAAAGGTTGGTATCGCGCAGGTGCGTTTATACCCAACTTTAAATGAAAAGTTGGTACTGTACTTCTGTACCGGGAGGTCTTTATGAAGGCGAAAATACTTCTTGTTGATGACGAGCCGGTAGTACGGGAAATAGTCGGGAAGAAGTTAGCCCAGAAAGACTATGAGGTATACACCGCGGCGGATGGCGATGAAGGAATGAGATGCGCCAGGGATAACAGGCCGAACCTGATATTGTTGGATTTGCGTATGCCCAATAAAGACGGTTTGGACATGCTTAAAGAGCTTAAGCAGGATAAAGTATTGTGTGAAGTCCCGGTAATAGTGGTCAGCGCGCGCAGTTCTTTTCAGGAGATCCGCGAAGGCAGGGATCTGGGCGCCGCGGCGTATGTGGTCAAGCCGGTGCAGTTCTCGGACCTGATGTTTTACGTGGAAAGATACGCCAAGGCATAAAAAGGCAGGGATAGGATATTGAAGCGCAATTATACGCCGTGAAAACGGCGTTTTTTTATTGACATACCGGATGTTTAGTTTTATTATATTGTAATAGTATACCAAATGAATATACTTTAAACGGGGTAAAGATGAAAATATCCAGGAAATGCGAATATGCGCTGCGGGCTTTGATCGACCTGGCAGTGCATTATGACAAAGGCGTGCGTCAGATCAACGATATCTCCCGATCTGAGGCCATTCCGGAGAAATTCCTGGAACAGATACTGTTGCAGCTGAAGAATTACGGTTTCCTGAACAGCCGCAGGGGGGTAAAAGGGGGGTATTCTCTGAATAAGGCCCCTCAATACATTACCATCGGAGAAGTGGTGCGTTCGGTAGACGGGCCTCTGGCGCCTATCGGATGCGTAAGTAAGACCGAGTATGTCAGTTGCGCCAGGGAAAAGCGCTGCGGATTGCGCAGCGTGATGCTGGACGTGCGCAACGCCATCGCCGAGATATTGGACAATATCACCCTGCGCGACGTCTGTAACCGCATAAAGGTTATTAACCAGTTGAGGCGCAGCCGGCGCTGATTTTTTTTGTTTAAAAAGACGACTGTTCTTATATACTTTGTAAGCGAGGCAATAGTGGAAATAAAGGAAATAACTATAATCGGCGGCCACGGCAAGGACGGGACAAAAGAGCCTGTCGGAAAAGTATGCTTTAAGATGGGCGATATCGTCAGCATCATCGGCCCGACCGGCTGCGGCAAGACCACCTTGATAAACGACGTCGAGCTTTTTGCCAACGGGGATACGCCGTCCGGCAGGAGAATAACCATAAACGGCGACGTTCCTTTGGAAGAGTTCGCTTCTGACCCTTCGAGGAAGCCTACCGCCTTAATTACCCAGCATACCAATTTCCTGTCCGATTTGCCTGTTTACCGGTTCTTGAACATACACGCCAAGATAAGAAAGACCAAAAGCAGCGATTCCATAGTGGAGGAGACATTGAGTTTCGCCAATGAGTTGACCGGAGAGCCCATAAACAGCGAGAGCGCTATGACCGAGCTCTCCGGCGGGCAGACGCGGGCGTTATTGATCGCCGACGCCGTGGTGATCGGCAATTCCCCGGTCATCCTCCTGGATGAGATAGAGAACGCCGGCATACACCGGATAAAGGCTTTGGAATTGCTGAAAAAATACGAAAAGATCTTTGTTTTTGTCACCCATGACCCCAGGATAGCCCTGCTTTCGGATTCCCGGATCGTGATGCGCAACGGCGCGATGCAGAGCGTTATCTTTACCCAGGAAGAGGAGAAGCTTGTGGCTGAAGAGATAAATAAACTGGATGATTTATTATTAAACTGCCGGATGCTCTTGCGCCAGGGAAAATGTTTAAGCGTCACGGAATTTGAGAATCACCTTAGGTCGCTGGGGTACGCGATGAATCCCGCGGAGAAAAACCGATGAAAGCCGTTATCTGCGCGGGTCCGCCGACAAGCGGCAAGACCACGGTGTTGAAGCAGGTCATCCGCAAACTGGTTGCCCAGGGGATAAGGGTAGCGTACCTTAAGATAGACGTCCAGTTCGCCGACGAGGATAAATTAATAAAAGAAGAGTTTAACATCCCGGTGAAAAAAGTCTATTCCGGGGAGCTTTGCCCGGACCACTGCAATGTCATGGTCATGGGTGATGCTATCGAGTGGGCCCAATCCCGGGATTCCAATGTTCTTTTGGTGGAAACCGCCGGGTTATGCCTTAGGTGTTCGCCGTATATTGAACGGACCTTAGGTGTGGTTGTGCTGGAAGCCACCAGCGGGATGAATCTGCCCAGAAAGATCGGGCCGATGTTGTCGCTTGCGGATACCGCAGTGGTGACCAAGATCGACCTGGTTTCCCAGGCGGAGCGCGAGGTCTTCCGTTTTCAGATCCTGGAGGCGGTCCCGGATATGGTGATTATCGAAACCAATGCCTTGCACGGCATAGGCATAGACCGGCTGGTAAAGAAGATATTGCAGGCCGAGGATGTGCGATTCCCTCTTTTTCTGAGGGGCAATCCTCCGGTAGGCACATGCACGATATGCGTGGGTAAAAAGGAAGTGGGCTGGAAAGAGCATTTTGGCGTGGTCAGGCCGTTGGAGAGCGATATTTTTTATCAGGGGGAATAAATGGAAAAAGATACGGACAAGATCGATCTGCCCGGTTTGAACTGCGGTATGTGCGGCTTTAAGGAGTGCGCGGACTTTTTGAAATACGTCAAAGATAATGAGGAGGAGGTTAAAAGATGCATCCACCTGGTGCAACCTAAGGTAATATCCGGGGATGCGCCTTCTGCGGCAACGGCGGTGCCTGATAAGATCTGGGCGGACAGCCTGGGCCGTGAATACGATTTTGTCCTGGAAAAATTCCCCGAAGACCCCGGCCCCCGGGAAACGATGCTTTTAAATAACGCCCAACTGGTAAAGGAAATGGCCATAGCCAAAGGCGATATAATCATCGGCAGGCCGATGGGGATGTCCTGCGGCTGCCCGATCACCCATTGCGGGCAGGTCATTGATTTCGACACCAAGAACGGGGTCATTGTCTGGTGCGTTACCGGGCCGCTCAACCCGCGGGCGCATGGATGCAAGGATATCGGCTATTATTCCGCCCAGGCGTATGAAGGGGTCATAACCGAAACGCGCAAGGAATTGCGCATCGGGATGCGATACTGGTTCCTGCCGCATAGGTGCATGCTCCAGTGGAGGCACAGCGGCCTGATAAATTTCATCAACCGCGGCAGATCCGGCATACAGGTGCGTATTGAAGGCTTGTTTATTGGTTGAAGCCGCGAAAAAATCCCGCCGCGGTTAATAATTCTTCTGCTTTTTTCGCTGATTTCTGATATAATACTATCCGTTAGGCATAATTAAATATTATCTTAATTCTGAGGAGCCCTGATGGACAAAGAGAGAATAGCGATCGAGAACGAGATCCTGGACAAGCTTACCGGCAAGATCTTTCTTTTGCAGGATGTTTCCGCCAAGCACGAAATAATTTTTCAGGCGTTTTTGGAGGTCTACAATTCCCCCCGCTGCCAGAAATTCGTCAAGCGCTCAAAAGGACTTGAGTTGGAAACGTTCTTCAAGGAGTTTTTGGCTTACGGCAGGATCGATCAGTTCCTGGCTGATCCCGAAGTCGAGGACGTAATGATCAATTATCTGTCCCCGATCTACGTGCATAAATCGAAAGTCGGGATGGTCAAAACCGAACAAAAATTCGCTTCCCGGGAAGAGCTGGACCTGTTGATCAAGAAGCTTATAGTATTCTCCGGCAGAAAGACCATAAGGAATATAAACAACGTCGAGCTTTCCGAGGTAAAAGGCAGGGCCAATATCGTGTATTCGCCTTTCGGGCCGCAGATAACCATTACCCGGGCTAAAGGCCGGCCTTTAAGCGTGATCGACCTGATCAAAGGCAAGAGCCTTACCCCTGAGTTGGCGGCGTTGTTCTGGGTATATGTGGACGGGTTGGCGGTAAAATCTGCCAATATCCTGATATCCGGAGGCCCGGGCACAGGGAAGACCACTTTATTGAACGCTCTTTTGAGCTTTGTCCCGGTGAACGACCGGATCGTGGTCATCGAAGATACCCTGGAGATGAATACGGAATTAGAGGAGAATTGTTCCCGGCTGGAAAGCGACGAGGAGACATCTCTGGCCGACCTGGTGAAGAATTCTTTGCGCATGCGGCCTGACCGGGTAATAGTGGGCGAGGTCCGCGGCAGCGAAGCGCAGGACCTGATGACCGCGATGAATATCGGCAAATACTGTATGGGCACTCTGCACGCCTCTACCGCGCGCGAGACGATAATGCGCCTGACACATGAGCCGATGAACGTCCCGGAGATGCTGGTTAATCTGGTGGATGTATTTGTGATCATGCGCCGGTATGTCGTTAACGGTACGGTTATCAGGGTGGTCGGGGAATTGGTGGAGACAGCGGGCATGGAAAAGAACACTGTCCTGTTATCCTCTTTGTGCTCTTATAATATGTCCCAGGGCGAATTCGTCGAGTCCACCAGCAGCATATACCGCGACAGGCTTGCCCAGATAAGCGGAAAGTCGCCGAGGGATATTATGGATGAGATAAAACGCCGCTCGGTTGTGATCAAGAAAATGGCGGATAAGGATATCCGGGATTTTCAGGACGTCACCGCGATCTGCCGCAGGTATATCAATGATCCAGCGGCGGTCATGAAGGAATTAGGTATTCACGAAAGTTAAACCCGTAATCTAATATATAAATAGACGATGTCATATGTTGTCCTCGCGTTAAAATGGCGGCCGAAGACCTTTGATGAGATAATCGGCCAGGACCGGGCGGTTTCCACGCTTAAGAGCGCGATACAGAAAAACCGCCTTGCCCACGCATATCTTTTTTCCGGCCCGCGCGGAGTGGGGAAGACCTCCTGCGCCAGGATACTGGCCCGGGCGCTTAATTGCCAGGATGGGCCTACCGCGGCGCCTTGCGGCCAATGCCCCGCCTGCCGGGATATTGCCGCCGGCCGCAGCCTGGATGTGATCGAGATCGACGGCGCCTCCAACCGCGGCATAGACGAGATCCGCACCCTGCGGGAAAACGTGAAATTCTCTCCGGTTAACGGCAAATTCAAGGTTTATATAATCGACGAAGTGCATCAGATCACCACCGACGGGTTCAACGCGTTATTGAAGACGCTGGAAGAGCCGCCGGAATTTGTGAAATTCATTTTCGCCACTACCCAGCCGCAAAAAGTCCCGCCGACCATATTGTCCCGCTGCCAGCGCCTTGATTTCCGCCGTATCTCGGTGATGGAGATGATCAAGCAACTGGAAAAGATCTCAGCCGCGGAAAAGATAAAGGTGGACAGCCAGGTTTTAGCCGCGATCGCCCGGGCATCGGACGGCGCTTTAAGGGACGCGGAATCGATCCTGGATCAGTTGATCTCTTTTTCCCGGGATAAGGTGGCGATGGAAGACGTTGTTTCAATGCTGGGAATGGTCGAGCAGTCCGCGCTTTTTGATATTGCCGATAAAGTGATCGCCAAAGACCCTAAAGCCGTTTTGAACCTGCTCAATGATATAATCGACAAAGGCAAAGATCCGGCTGTATTGTTAAACGAGCTTATCGGGCATTTTCGCAACCTGATGATCGCCAAGGTCAGCCAGGGCGATCCCCGGCTGATCGACCTGCCGCAGGAGACCTGCGAGGCTTTGTTGGTTCAGGCAGGAAAGATCAGCCTGGAAGAGATATTCAACGCGTTCAATGTCCTGGCAGGGACGCAGGAGATGGCTAAAAGGTTTGAATCTTTGCGCATACCTCTGGAGATAAGTTTTATCCGGCTCACCCGGGCAACCCAGCCGCGCCCGGCAATTGAGCTTAAGCCGCGCCTGGTTGTTCCTGAAGAGAAAAAGGCCCCGTTAAAAGAAAAATACGTTCCTGCCGGGCCGAAAGTTTTCGTGGCTAAGGAAAAACCTGCGGCTCCGGATCCTAAACCCGAAGTTGCGCATAATAAGCCGGATAATGTTCCCAACCGTATTTCTCTGGAGCAGGTAAAAGAGGTCTGGCAGAATGTGATCGAGGCTGTGACCAGGGCCAAGATATCAGTGGGGACATATTTGAATGAAGGTTTGCCGATGAGGCTGGAAAACGGGGTGTTGACTATATCGTTCGCGCGGGAGCATTCTTTGCACCGGGATTCTTTGGAGCGCAAGGATAACCGCGATCTTATTGAGAAGATCATCGCCGGTTTGCTGCACGGCCATATAAGGCTTGATTTTATTTTGTCCAAAGAGGAGAAACCGGAGCATCGCGCTGAAAACAATACCGTTGTGCGCTCCGCGCTGGATATGTTCAACGGCAGATTGATCAGGGAAGGATAGGATGGCTAATTACACGGAATCCACCGAACGTTTGATAAATAGTTTGATAAAACTCCCCGGTATCGGCAGGCGCAGCGCTGAACGCATAGTCGGGTATATATTAAGCGCTACGGCTGACGAGATAAAGAAGCTGGCTGAGGCGGTGATACAGGTCAAGGAGAACGTGCATTTTTGCAGTATCTGCCATAATATGAGCGAAGGCGAGACCTGCGCGATCTGCCAGGATGTGCGCAGGGATAAAGCCGTGCTTTGCGTGGTTGAGCGGCCCAGCGACGTTACCTCGATCGAGAAGACCGGGCAATTCCACGGGCTTTACCATGTGCTTCTGGGCTCGATCGCGCCGTTAGAGGGCAAAGGACCGGATGATTTGAAGATCGACAGCCTGCTTTTACGGATCAAAGACAAGAGTATTCAGGAAGTTATTATCGCCACGGATTCCGACACCGAAGGCGAGGCGACTGCGTTATATCTGACCAAGGTGGTCAAGCCTTTGGGCGTAACGCTTAGCAGGATCGGCCTGGGCCTTCCTGTAGGCTCGAACCTGGAATACGCTGATCCCGCCACCCTTACCATGGCATTAGAATCCCGCCGGCCGGTCTAAGATATGATCAATATAATCAACCTTTCCAAGAGCTACGGCAAGAAAGTCCTTTTCTCCAACCTTTCCCTGAACATCAATCCCGGGGAGAAGATCGGCCTTATCGGGCCGAACGGCGCGGGTAAGAGCAGCCTTTTTTCGCTTCTGCTCGGCGACACCGAGCCTTCTTCAGGCAGCGTGCAGGTTAATAAGGGCGTGCGCATCGGTTATCTTCCCCAGGAATCAAGTTTTCATTCCCAGCGTACTGTTATCGACGAACTTACCGCCGGAGACCGGACAATAATCGAATTAAAGAAAGAGAAAGAAGAACTGGAGAATCGCAATGCCGCAGATTCCAACCGTTACGGAGAGATCCTGCATATACTGGACCATTCCGGTTATTTCGAGCTGGAGCATAAGGCCGAGAAGATCCTTATGGGCCTGGGTTTTAAGGAGAGCGATTTTAACAAGCCGGTCAGCCAGTTAAGCGGCGGATGGCAGATGCGCACGCTCCTGGCCAAGCTTTTGACCTTCCGTTACGACATATTGTTGTTGGACGAACCGACCAATTACCTGGATTTGAACGCCGCGCTATGGCTTAAGGATTACCTGTCGGATTTTGACGGCACGTTTATTATGATCTCCCATGACAAGGATTTTTTAAACGATGTGACTAATTATACCCTGATCCTGGAAAACGGATCTATTTACAAGGTTAAAGGAAATTACGAGCATTACGAGCAGATAAAAGAGGAGAAACGCACGCATTTGATGCGCCAATTCAAGGAGCAGGAAAAGAAGAAAGAGCAGTTGGAAAGATTTGTCACCCGTTTTCACGCCCAGCCGAATAAAGCCGCGGCTGTCCGGGCCAAGCGCACTGCTTTGGAAAAGATGGAGGATATCGTAGTCCCTCTTGATCCGCGGGAAAGTATCGGGCATTTCAGTTTTCCGCCCACTAAGGCCAGCGGATATAAGGTAATGAACCTGCAGAAGATTTCCAAGGCTTACGGGGACACTGTGGTATATAAGGATTTTGATTTTGAGATACTTCAGGGAGAAAAAGCGGTCCTGGTCGGCGAGAACGGCGCGGGTAAATCCACGCTGCTTAAGATAATGGCCGGTGTGGTGGATATTGATTCCGGCTCGCGGGTTGTCGGCCATAACGTGGACCTCGGGTATTTTTCCCAGACCAGGATGGATGTGCTTAATCCGGAGAACACGGTCTTGCGCGAGGCATATTCCGCGGCCCCGGGATATATGGCGGAGTCAGCGGTCCGTTCGATCCTGGGTGCGTTCCTGTTCAGCGGAG includes these proteins:
- a CDS encoding DUF2284 domain-containing protein — protein: MDRAKKRGAREAKIISPKTIVAAEWVRMKCQFGCSGYGQSLTCPPYSPKPEETRRMLGSYKSAILVHGSAYTNIHALIPELEQDIFLDGYFKAFGMGAGPCQLCAKCAKFCRHPEKTRPSLEACGIDVYSTARANGYPIKVLKDGNCKGNYYGIVLIE
- a CDS encoding class I SAM-dependent methyltransferase, whose product is MRKSLISIFKRCLTPRQYELAKKLYTSIFCLFNTNDLMKLAAICRTDKWGGHWYARNYQEHFRRLRKKRMNVLEIGVGGYEDPDKGGASLLMWKYYFPRSAIYAIDVYDKSKLQEKRIKIFQGSQNDEKFLKDVFSRIGSLDIIIDDGSHMNEHVLTSFKTLFPLLKDGGIYAVEDVQTSYWPQYGGSSEDLNNPATAMGFFKKIADGLNYMELAEPGYEPAYFDKNITSIHFYHNLVIIYKGVNDERSIGRPRASGDPIK
- a CDS encoding response regulator; the encoded protein is MKAKILLVDDEPVVREIVGKKLAQKDYEVYTAADGDEGMRCARDNRPNLILLDLRMPNKDGLDMLKELKQDKVLCEVPVIVVSARSSFQEIREGRDLGAAAYVVKPVQFSDLMFYVERYAKA
- a CDS encoding Rrf2 family transcriptional regulator; the protein is MKISRKCEYALRALIDLAVHYDKGVRQINDISRSEAIPEKFLEQILLQLKNYGFLNSRRGVKGGYSLNKAPQYITIGEVVRSVDGPLAPIGCVSKTEYVSCAREKRCGLRSVMLDVRNAIAEILDNITLRDVCNRIKVINQLRRSRR
- a CDS encoding ATP-binding cassette domain-containing protein, producing MEIKEITIIGGHGKDGTKEPVGKVCFKMGDIVSIIGPTGCGKTTLINDVELFANGDTPSGRRITINGDVPLEEFASDPSRKPTALITQHTNFLSDLPVYRFLNIHAKIRKTKSSDSIVEETLSFANELTGEPINSESAMTELSGGQTRALLIADAVVIGNSPVILLDEIENAGIHRIKALELLKKYEKIFVFVTHDPRIALLSDSRIVMRNGAMQSVIFTQEEEKLVAEEINKLDDLLLNCRMLLRQGKCLSVTEFENHLRSLGYAMNPAEKNR
- a CDS encoding cobalamin biosynthesis protein — its product is MKAVICAGPPTSGKTTVLKQVIRKLVAQGIRVAYLKIDVQFADEDKLIKEEFNIPVKKVYSGELCPDHCNVMVMGDAIEWAQSRDSNVLLVETAGLCLRCSPYIERTLGVVVLEATSGMNLPRKIGPMLSLADTAVVTKIDLVSQAEREVFRFQILEAVPDMVIIETNALHGIGIDRLVKKILQAEDVRFPLFLRGNPPVGTCTICVGKKEVGWKEHFGVVRPLESDIFYQGE
- a CDS encoding Fe-S cluster protein → MEKDTDKIDLPGLNCGMCGFKECADFLKYVKDNEEEVKRCIHLVQPKVISGDAPSAATAVPDKIWADSLGREYDFVLEKFPEDPGPRETMLLNNAQLVKEMAIAKGDIIIGRPMGMSCGCPITHCGQVIDFDTKNGVIVWCVTGPLNPRAHGCKDIGYYSAQAYEGVITETRKELRIGMRYWFLPHRCMLQWRHSGLINFINRGRSGIQVRIEGLFIG
- the tadA gene encoding Flp pilus assembly complex ATPase component TadA, coding for MDKERIAIENEILDKLTGKIFLLQDVSAKHEIIFQAFLEVYNSPRCQKFVKRSKGLELETFFKEFLAYGRIDQFLADPEVEDVMINYLSPIYVHKSKVGMVKTEQKFASREELDLLIKKLIVFSGRKTIRNINNVELSEVKGRANIVYSPFGPQITITRAKGRPLSVIDLIKGKSLTPELAALFWVYVDGLAVKSANILISGGPGTGKTTLLNALLSFVPVNDRIVVIEDTLEMNTELEENCSRLESDEETSLADLVKNSLRMRPDRVIVGEVRGSEAQDLMTAMNIGKYCMGTLHASTARETIMRLTHEPMNVPEMLVNLVDVFVIMRRYVVNGTVIRVVGELVETAGMEKNTVLLSSLCSYNMSQGEFVESTSSIYRDRLAQISGKSPRDIMDEIKRRSVVIKKMADKDIRDFQDVTAICRRYINDPAAVMKELGIHES
- the dnaX gene encoding DNA polymerase III subunit gamma/tau gives rise to the protein MSYVVLALKWRPKTFDEIIGQDRAVSTLKSAIQKNRLAHAYLFSGPRGVGKTSCARILARALNCQDGPTAAPCGQCPACRDIAAGRSLDVIEIDGASNRGIDEIRTLRENVKFSPVNGKFKVYIIDEVHQITTDGFNALLKTLEEPPEFVKFIFATTQPQKVPPTILSRCQRLDFRRISVMEMIKQLEKISAAEKIKVDSQVLAAIARASDGALRDAESILDQLISFSRDKVAMEDVVSMLGMVEQSALFDIADKVIAKDPKAVLNLLNDIIDKGKDPAVLLNELIGHFRNLMIAKVSQGDPRLIDLPQETCEALLVQAGKISLEEIFNAFNVLAGTQEMAKRFESLRIPLEISFIRLTRATQPRPAIELKPRLVVPEEKKAPLKEKYVPAGPKVFVAKEKPAAPDPKPEVAHNKPDNVPNRISLEQVKEVWQNVIEAVTRAKISVGTYLNEGLPMRLENGVLTISFAREHSLHRDSLERKDNRDLIEKIIAGLLHGHIRLDFILSKEEKPEHRAENNTVVRSALDMFNGRLIREG
- the recR gene encoding recombination mediator RecR — its product is MANYTESTERLINSLIKLPGIGRRSAERIVGYILSATADEIKKLAEAVIQVKENVHFCSICHNMSEGETCAICQDVRRDKAVLCVVERPSDVTSIEKTGQFHGLYHVLLGSIAPLEGKGPDDLKIDSLLLRIKDKSIQEVIIATDSDTEGEATALYLTKVVKPLGVTLSRIGLGLPVGSNLEYADPATLTMALESRRPV
- a CDS encoding ATP-binding cassette domain-containing protein, with translation MINIINLSKSYGKKVLFSNLSLNINPGEKIGLIGPNGAGKSSLFSLLLGDTEPSSGSVQVNKGVRIGYLPQESSFHSQRTVIDELTAGDRTIIELKKEKEELENRNAADSNRYGEILHILDHSGYFELEHKAEKILMGLGFKESDFNKPVSQLSGGWQMRTLLAKLLTFRYDILLLDEPTNYLDLNAALWLKDYLSDFDGTFIMISHDKDFLNDVTNYTLILENGSIYKVKGNYEHYEQIKEEKRTHLMRQFKEQEKKKEQLERFVTRFHAQPNKAAAVRAKRTALEKMEDIVVPLDPRESIGHFSFPPTKASGYKVMNLQKISKAYGDTVVYKDFDFEILQGEKAVLVGENGAGKSTLLKIMAGVVDIDSGSRVVGHNVDLGYFSQTRMDVLNPENTVLREAYSAAPGYMAESAVRSILGAFLFSGEDAEKPVKVLSGGEKSRLILAKLLINPPNFLLLDEPTTHLDVDAVDALIKAMNEYEGTVVFISHDVHFVRSLANVVYEVKSGSVRKFFGNFDYYMDKKANSPEFIPEKKKKVSENRNKQEEEKLKAKEEEKLRREEERRRKNHNIKIRAEINKLEKRKEELELESYAKCRALSNPHIFRDEETARDYGRRLKEIEKEAEELNIRIKKFEEQIK